AGCAGACTGAGGAACGGCAACGGTCTTGGGAAGCCCCTGGTCGGAATAGGCGTTCTTGAAAATGTACTCCATGAAGTACAGGGCGATGTAATTGAGCATGATGGTCGTGATCATCTCATTGAGACCACGCGTTATCTTCATGACACCCGGTATGAGCCCCCAGATCCCACCGGCGACAATGCCGGCGACCAAGCCTAGAGAGAGCGCTCCCGGCCCCTCGACGCCCAATCCCAAAATGACGGCTGCAGACGCACAGCCCCCCATGATGAACTGGCCCTCCCCGCCGAGGTTGTAGACGCCACACTTATACGCAAATACCGCGCAGAGGCTTGTGAATATAAGTGGGCACGCTCGCTCAAGTGTCTTGCCAATCTTGGAAACGTCAGAGAGCGAACCTTGAAGCATGGCCCCGTAGCCCACGAGCGGGTTCTTCCCCAGACAGGCGATTATAATTGCTCCCACGAGCAAGGCGAGGAATACAGAAACGATGGGCGTGAGAACCGCAAGTCGCCGTTCGTTTCTTTCCTCCAAGCTAAGCGCTTCTTTCTTGGACACTGCTCATTCCCTTCTATTTTCCTGCCATGGCAAGCGAGATCTCCTTGATGGGAGGGTTCTCGCCCCGATACGTCCCCATAATCTGACCCTCGAACAGAACCGCGATACGATCAGAGAGCTTGAGAACCTCATCAAAGTCTGCGGAAATCAGTAGTACGGCGCAGCCAGCGTCGCGCTGCGCCACAATCTGATTGTGAATGAACTCGGTGGCTCCGATATCCAGACCACGCGTAGGGTACACGGCTACGAGAAGTTTGGGATGAGCAGCGAGCTCGCGGGCGAGAATGACCTTCTGCTGGTTGCCGCCCGAGAGACTCCGTGCCGTCTGGTTGACCGACGTGCAACGGATGTCGTTTTCATCCTTGAGGACCTCGGCGTACTCCTTGATGGAACTCGTCTTAAGCCACGCACCGTGACCGTACGAGAACCGGTCGCTCTGCGTCTGCTTGAGAACGAGGTTCTCCGCGATGGTCATGTCTCCGACGAGACCCATCTTGTTGCGGTCCTCGGGAATGTTGCCCAATCCAGCACCGATAAAAGCGCTCGGCGAGAACAATGCGATCTCTGAGCCGTCGGGGCCCACAACCCGACCGGTCTCGGGCTTGATAAGACCGGTCACCAGTTCGGCAAGGGGCGTTTGGCCATTTCCGTCGATTCCCGCCACGCCCAAAATTTCTCCCTCATGGATGGCAAGGGAGACGTCCTTGAGCCCACCATGCTTTACCTCAGGTCGATAAGAGACGCTCTTGAGCTCAAGAGCAGTCTTGTCCGTCGTCGAGACCTTCTCGTAGATGCTCTCAGTGAACTTCTGCCCGATCATGAGGTCAGCGAGCTCTTGTTCAGTGGTGTCAGCCAGATCTAGCGTCTCAATCGACTCGCCACGGCGCAGTACGGTCACCCGGTTGGATATTCTCATGACTTCGCGCATCTTGTGGGAGATGAAGATGATCGCCTTGCCCTCTGCGATGAGGGCACTCATGATATCGAAGAGCCCCTCGACCTCGAGGTCCGTGAGAACGGCCGTGGGCTCGTCGAGAATGAGCAAATCGGCACCGCGGAAGAGGACCTTCATGATCTCGACCCTCTGCTGCATGCCTATTGACATGTCTGCGACACGCTTGTCCAGATCGATCTCAAGGCCGTAGCGGTCCATTATCTCTTTGATGGAGGCTCGGTCATCCGCCTCCTTGAGCAGCGGCGAGGCGTGGCGCTTGTCGCCGAGGATGATGTTCTCGAGGCCCGTCATGTCCTCTATAAGCATGAAGTGCTGGTGCACCATGCCGATGCCATGCTGCACGGCAACCCTGGGCGAAACGATCTGGACCTCCTGGCCGTTCATGACTATCTTTCCGCCATCCGGCTGGTACAGCCCGATGAGAACGTTCATGAGCGTCGACTTGCCCGCTCCGTTCTCGCCCAAGAGCGTATGGACCTCGCCACGTCTGACATCAATGTTCACGTTCCGGTTCGCATAGAACGAACCAAAGCATTTGCTGATGTTCTCCATCTCCAGCAACTCGCCCACATCTACCACCTTCCATGCGTGAATCCGTCCGAATGAGCTCACACTTACCAGTTCACGGCCTCTGGGGCCACCTCCCCAGGACCCTAGCGCCTGCGGTAGTACGTGTCCTCAAGCGGGAGCTTGGTGCGCAGCCGCCCGTCCAGGGCGCGATAGGCGTTCTGGATGGCCGGCGCCGTTGGGATGGTGGCGATCTCGCCGATGCCCTTGCCGCCGTAGGCCACGAGCAGGGGGTTGTCCTTCTCGACGTAGATCGCGTGGATGTTGGGGGTGTCCGGCGCGCGGAAGAGCCCGAGCGTGCCGTACTTGACCTTGGGCACGCTCTTCTCGAGCGGGAAGTCCTCGGTGAGCGCGTAGCCCATGCCCATGAGCACGCCACCCTCAATCTGGCCCTGGATGGCAATCGGGTTGATCACCTTGCCAGAGTCGTGAGCCGCATAGATCTCCTTGACGCTGCCGTCGTCGTTGAGGATGACGAGGTGGGTGGCGTAGGCGTAGGCGATGTGGCTCTTGGGGTTGGGGACGTCGGCGCCCAGCTTGTCGGTAAGCTCGAGGTACTCGTAGGAGAAGGAGCAGCCCTCGAGGACCGCAAGCGCCGAGACGGGATCCTTGGCGTGCACCGAGGCATCCGGGCCCTCATAGGGGGTCCCGTCGTCGTAGCTGATCTTGAAGCCGTCGCCGCGGGCGACCACGGGCGCTATGGAGGGTTCCTTGCCCGCCTCCACGTCGAGCATTGCGTCGCGCAGCAGAAACGCCGCGCCGCGCACGGCCTCGCCAGTGACGAGGGTCTGACGCGAGCCAGAGGTGGTGCCGGAGTCGGGCGCGCTCTCGGTGGAGCACTCGCCGTTGACCACATAGGTGCGGGTGAGGCCCGTGGCCTCGCAGACGTCCTGGATGAAGACCGTGTTGCAGCCCTGGCCGATGTCGGAGGTGGCAGAGTAGACCACGGCGCGCCCGCCCTCCACGACAATCTTGCAGCGGCCTGCGTCGGGC
This is a stretch of genomic DNA from Thermophilibacter immobilis. It encodes these proteins:
- a CDS encoding ABC transporter permease, which gives rise to MSKKEALSLEERNERRLAVLTPIVSVFLALLVGAIIIACLGKNPLVGYGAMLQGSLSDVSKIGKTLERACPLIFTSLCAVFAYKCGVYNLGGEGQFIMGGCASAAVILGLGVEGPGALSLGLVAGIVAGGIWGLIPGVMKITRGLNEMITTIMLNYIALYFMEYIFKNAYSDQGLPKTVAVPQSARLPEVLGTHVGVVLAVLLGVFLWYVIFRTSFGFKIRAVGMNPIASRVNGFSVKRLVLLAFILSGVIAGLGGAVEFLGKTPFRLADGFGSGFGFDGVAIALIAQLNPLASIVVALLFGVLSTGGTMMQSVIGVPTAIVDIIRGLIIIFAVAGMAMVKLPKIKAYLANLGPKFKKAEASA
- a CDS encoding ABC transporter ATP-binding protein produces the protein MGELLEMENISKCFGSFYANRNVNIDVRRGEVHTLLGENGAGKSTLMNVLIGLYQPDGGKIVMNGQEVQIVSPRVAVQHGIGMVHQHFMLIEDMTGLENIILGDKRHASPLLKEADDRASIKEIMDRYGLEIDLDKRVADMSIGMQQRVEIMKVLFRGADLLILDEPTAVLTDLEVEGLFDIMSALIAEGKAIIFISHKMREVMRISNRVTVLRRGESIETLDLADTTEQELADLMIGQKFTESIYEKVSTTDKTALELKSVSYRPEVKHGGLKDVSLAIHEGEILGVAGIDGNGQTPLAELVTGLIKPETGRVVGPDGSEIALFSPSAFIGAGLGNIPEDRNKMGLVGDMTIAENLVLKQTQSDRFSYGHGAWLKTSSIKEYAEVLKDENDIRCTSVNQTARSLSGGNQQKVILARELAAHPKLLVAVYPTRGLDIGATEFIHNQIVAQRDAGCAVLLISADFDEVLKLSDRIAVLFEGQIMGTYRGENPPIKEISLAMAGK